One window from the genome of Luteithermobacter gelatinilyticus encodes:
- a CDS encoding histidine triad nucleotide-binding protein: MTYDPNNVFAKILRGEIPCKKVYEDDYALAFHDINPQAPVHVLVIPKGEYVNMDDFTAHAPADLITGFFRAVGEVARQLELVEPGYRILANAGSHAGQEVPHLHIHIFGGRPLGPMLSR, encoded by the coding sequence ATGACCTATGATCCGAATAATGTTTTCGCCAAAATCCTGCGCGGCGAAATTCCCTGCAAAAAGGTTTATGAGGATGATTATGCGCTGGCGTTTCATGACATCAACCCTCAGGCGCCGGTTCATGTACTGGTCATCCCCAAGGGGGAGTATGTGAACATGGATGATTTCACCGCGCATGCTCCGGCTGATCTGATCACCGGGTTTTTCCGGGCCGTGGGGGAAGTGGCCCGACAGTTGGAGCTGGTGGAGCCCGGATACCGTATTCTGGCCAATGCCGGTTCCCATGCCGGTCAGGAAGTGCCGCATCTGCATATTCATATTTTCGGCGGGCGGCCCTTGGGGCCCATGTTATCCCGATAA
- a CDS encoding phosphoribosyl-ATP diphosphatase, translating into MTSSDILKRLTDVIRARREADPETSYVARLYDKGRRKIAQKVGEEGVEVALAATGGSQEDVIAESADLLFHLMVLWADMDIRPEQIYTELARREGLSGIEEKKSRAASKPASE; encoded by the coding sequence ATGACGAGTTCTGATATTCTCAAACGGCTGACCGATGTGATCCGCGCGCGCCGGGAAGCCGATCCGGAAACCAGCTATGTGGCCCGGCTGTATGACAAGGGGCGGCGTAAAATTGCCCAGAAAGTGGGGGAGGAAGGCGTGGAAGTAGCGCTTGCCGCGACGGGGGGCAGTCAAGAGGACGTCATTGCGGAATCTGCTGATCTCTTGTTTCATCTGATGGTTTTGTGGGCGGATATGGATATTCGGCCGGAACAAATTTATACTGAACTGGCGCGCCGGGAAGGGCTTTCCGGGATTGAGGAGAAAAAATCACGTGCGGCATCCAAGCCGGCCAGTGAATAA
- the hisF gene encoding imidazole glycerol phosphate synthase subunit HisF, which yields MLKARIIPCLDVKDGRVVKGVNFVGLRDAGDPVEQAKIYDAAGADELCFLDITASSDNRGILLDVVRQTAEQCFMPLTVGGGVRTEEDVRKLLLAGADKVSVMTAAVKRPELVRELAEKFGSQCIVVAIDAKQTGPGKYEIFTHGGREATGIDAVDYACKVADYGAGEILLTSMDKDGTRSGFNLSLTRAIADAVPIPVIASGGVGTLEHLVEGVKEGHASAVLAASIFHFGEYSIQDAKNYMHKAGIPVRL from the coding sequence ATGTTGAAAGCGCGGATTATTCCCTGTCTTGACGTCAAGGACGGCCGGGTGGTCAAGGGGGTGAATTTCGTAGGCCTCAGGGATGCGGGCGATCCGGTGGAACAGGCGAAGATTTACGATGCGGCAGGCGCCGATGAGCTGTGTTTTCTGGATATTACCGCCTCCAGCGACAATCGTGGCATTTTGCTGGATGTGGTGCGCCAGACGGCCGAACAGTGTTTCATGCCGTTGACTGTGGGGGGCGGAGTAAGAACCGAGGAAGATGTGCGCAAACTGCTGCTGGCGGGTGCGGACAAGGTATCGGTTATGACAGCGGCGGTGAAACGGCCCGAACTGGTGCGCGAATTGGCGGAAAAATTCGGCAGCCAGTGCATTGTGGTGGCCATTGACGCGAAACAGACCGGCCCCGGAAAATACGAGATCTTCACCCATGGCGGGCGTGAAGCCACCGGCATTGATGCGGTTGACTATGCCTGCAAAGTTGCCGACTATGGGGCGGGTGAAATTCTGCTGACCAGCATGGACAAAGATGGTACCCGCAGCGGGTTCAATCTCTCGCTCACCCGTGCCATTGCCGATGCGGTGCCCATTCCGGTGATTGCCTCGGGCGGTGTGGGTACCCTGGAACATCTGGTGGAAGGAGTGAAGGAAGGGCATGCGTCTGCGGTGCTGGCCGCGTCGATTTTCCATTTTGGGGAATACAGTATTCAGGATGCCAAAAACTATATGCACAAGGCCGGTATTCCGGTCAGACTATAG
- the hisA gene encoding 1-(5-phosphoribosyl)-5-[(5-phosphoribosylamino)methylideneamino]imidazole-4-carboxamide isomerase has product MKLFPAIDLKDGACVRLYKGEMDQATVFNLDPADQARQFVAAGCEWLHLVDLNGAFAGKPVNAAAVTAILAAVDVPVQLGGGIRDLETIALWLDKGVRRVILGTVALRNPDIVIQAARDWPGRIAVGIDARRGRVAVEGWAETSEMTAVDLGRKFEDAGVAALIYTDIDRDGTMQGVNVESTVELCNALEIPVIASGGVASLEDLKRLKAAAETARGTIEGVISGRALYDGRLDMTEALNFLKGTA; this is encoded by the coding sequence ATGAAGCTGTTTCCCGCAATTGATCTGAAAGACGGGGCCTGTGTCCGTCTGTACAAAGGCGAAATGGACCAGGCTACGGTGTTTAACCTTGATCCGGCAGATCAGGCCCGCCAGTTTGTTGCGGCCGGATGTGAATGGCTGCATCTTGTGGATCTCAACGGGGCTTTTGCAGGAAAGCCGGTCAATGCGGCGGCGGTAACGGCCATTCTGGCGGCGGTGGATGTTCCGGTGCAGCTTGGCGGGGGCATCCGAGATCTGGAAACCATTGCGTTATGGCTGGATAAGGGGGTCCGGCGTGTGATTCTGGGCACAGTGGCGCTCAGAAATCCGGACATTGTCATCCAGGCCGCCCGGGACTGGCCCGGACGCATTGCGGTGGGCATTGACGCCCGTAGGGGCCGCGTGGCGGTGGAAGGTTGGGCCGAAACTTCGGAAATGACGGCTGTCGATCTGGGGCGGAAATTCGAGGATGCCGGGGTGGCGGCGCTGATTTATACGGATATTGACCGGGACGGCACCATGCAGGGGGTGAATGTGGAGAGCACGGTAGAATTGTGTAACGCGCTGGAAATCCCGGTGATCGCGTCAGGCGGGGTGGCGTCCCTGGAAGATCTGAAACGGCTCAAGGCCGCGGCCGAGACGGCCCGGGGCACCATTGAAGGAGTGATTTCCGGGCGGGCGCTATATGATGGCCGGTTGGATATGACCGAGGCGCTCAACTTTCTGAAAGGGACGGCGTGA